CCAATTCTTATCCGCCAAGTTATGTTTTGGGTAATAAAGAAGGTTCCTTCTAATAATAGCCATTTGTCTTCATAGTCATATTTGGGAACCTTTTTTGTTGTTCTTTGGTAACTAATATTAAATATGAAATAGGGATTATATTCATATTCTAAATTTATTCCCCAATCCTTGTATTTTAAAGTATCATCAGAAGAAAAATTCAAAGGTATTTCTAAACCAAAGGTATGATTATTGAAAGATAATTTAGCCTCATTAGTAAATTTTAATTCTTCGGTTATATCTACTTTTGCTTCAATTCCTTTTTTCTTATGGTATTCAAAGGTGAAGGTATTATTAAAATCTTCATTCTTTTTTAGATTAATTTTATTAATAAATTCTTTTAGATATTTATCTTTTTTATTAGTTTGTAAATAGCCATAACTACCCTCATAATTTAGAAAATCAAAAGGTGTGAAATTTAGTGAGATGCCAAATCCTTTTTCGTCTCTTCCACGGTTGATTGATATTCCTTCTTTACTTGGTGTGGGCACATCGTTATAACGATATCCTTCACCACCAAAATCAATACTATCATATTTCATTCCTTCTAAACTGAGCCCAAAACCAGTAAAAGTGAAAGAGGTTACTAAATAATGGCCATATCCTTTTTTTCTACCACCAATTACTTCACGGGTAGAAAGTTTTTCAGCAAATTCATAATAAAAGTCAAAAAAATTAGAAGTAAAAGAGATACTTGGACCAAATATTTCAGTAAAGGCACGAGGAGTTATATCCTTTTCTTTATTTAACCGTACATATCTTCCACCAATTTCTAAAAAAGAGAAAGGATAGATTATAATTTCTCCACCTCTTAATTGGTCAGTGGTGTCATTTTCATATTGGTATCTATTCTCTTGGAAGATGATATTCTTCATTTTTCCGGCAAAGAGGGTGATATCAGATTTTAAAATATGAGATATTGCCCGACCACCGAATAGCACCTTATCATAACGAAAATCCTCATTAAGATAAGAACGGAAAGTAAGACTACGACCAAAGACTTGGTAAAAATTTCCAAGCAAAAATTCAATCTTCGGATGGGAATATTCAAAATTGTAATAATATTCTTTTAAACTCTTTTTAGGTAAACTTGGTTGATAAAGGAAAATACCTGCTCGTAAGTAAATATTTTCATAGTTAATTAAAAACCGCGACTTGCCCTCAAAATGGTCAGAGAGTTTGAATTCAGGTTCTTTTTTTGTCCAAAACCAATATTCGCCTTTAATTTCACCGGAAATGTTTAACTTCTTTTCAACCGGCATTTCTTCCTGGGAATAGAGATAAAAGAAAAGAAAGAAAAATAAGAAAAATTTACTTTTTCTCTTCATTTATTATTTCTTCGATAACTCTTATAAATTTCTTTTCATCGCCCTTTTTATAACCCCGAGAAACTAACCGAATATTTCCCTTTTTATCAAGAATAAAACTTGTTGGCATCGTTGAACCGACACCAAAAAGTTCTCTCACTTTTCCATCAGGGTCTAATAAGATTTCGTATTTCCATTTCTTTCCTTTCACAAAGGACTTTACATTATTTATTGCCCTTGGTCCATCTTCAGAAATAGCCAATACTTTAAGTCCTAATGTTTCATATTGGTCATAAATCTTTTTAAAGGCATCCAGTTCTTGAATACAAAGTTTACACCACAGTGCCCAGAAACTAATAAAAATTGGTCCTTTCCCCAAAAGAGAGTCAAGATAGATTTTTTCTTTATTGATGTTATAAAGAGAAAAACTTGGCGCTTTCTTATAAGATTTTAAGGTATCAGTTTTTTCTTGGGGATATATGAGGAAAAATAAAATTAAGATAAAAATTAAATTCCTTAATTTCATCTTTCACCTCCCAAT
This genomic stretch from candidate division WOR-3 bacterium harbors:
- a CDS encoding DUF6029 family protein, with protein sequence MKRKSKFFLFFFLFFYLYSQEEMPVEKKLNISGEIKGEYWFWTKKEPEFKLSDHFEGKSRFLINYENIYLRAGIFLYQPSLPKKSLKEYYYNFEYSHPKIEFLLGNFYQVFGRSLTFRSYLNEDFRYDKVLFGGRAISHILKSDITLFAGKMKNIIFQENRYQYENDTTDQLRGGEIIIYPFSFLEIGGRYVRLNKEKDITPRAFTEIFGPSISFTSNFFDFYYEFAEKLSTREVIGGRKKGYGHYLVTSFTFTGFGLSLEGMKYDSIDFGGEGYRYNDVPTPSKEGISINRGRDEKGFGISLNFTPFDFLNYEGSYGYLQTNKKDKYLKEFINKINLKKNEDFNNTFTFEYHKKKGIEAKVDITEELKFTNEAKLSFNNHTFGLEIPLNFSSDDTLKYKDWGINLEYEYNPYFIFNISYQRTTKKVPKYDYEDKWLLLEGTFFITQNITWRIRIGQERGGLVCSGGVCRYEAPFSGIKTSLQVRI
- a CDS encoding TlpA disulfide reductase family protein; the encoded protein is MKLRNLIFILILFFLIYPQEKTDTLKSYKKAPSFSLYNINKEKIYLDSLLGKGPIFISFWALWCKLCIQELDAFKKIYDQYETLGLKVLAISEDGPRAINNVKSFVKGKKWKYEILLDPDGKVRELFGVGSTMPTSFILDKKGNIRLVSRGYKKGDEKKFIRVIEEIINEEKK